In one Bryobacteraceae bacterium genomic region, the following are encoded:
- a CDS encoding TlpA disulfide reductase family protein, protein MKSGRGPLRTADERRLSRRVTQPSVGLGVLLFAGLVAAQQRPPVSEEQEKAQQQELQAALADAGSSQLDFARAIERHLEKYPLSAQRAELERAAARAAVEARDPDLIVRFGERVLAREPQNIELLERVSRYLLNSSEAPESKRALDYASRLENLADGMGGPAEGSRSAARFAEEKAILVGKSRVYQARGQGNLGKFAEAEAMARKSYAAFPSAESAREIARWMERQEKTGEAVAYLADAFMIPDPNATPEDRRKDRTRLAEWTKKAGRDDAWLGRELLAAYDRTAAQVDEYRERIQKLDPNAAANAVKEFTLTGIGGDRLAMASLAGKVVVLDFWATWCGPCRAQQPLYEQVQARFKTRDDVVFLNVNTDENRAIVKPFLDREKWNKNVYFEDGLAGFLRVSSIPTTVILNRKGDVASRMNGYVPDRFVEVLGDRVEQLLGEK, encoded by the coding sequence ATGAAGTCCGGACGTGGGCCGCTGAGGACCGCGGATGAGCGCCGGTTGAGCCGGCGGGTGACGCAGCCGTCGGTTGGTCTGGGGGTTTTGCTGTTTGCCGGCCTTGTGGCGGCTCAGCAGCGGCCGCCGGTTTCGGAGGAACAGGAAAAAGCGCAGCAGCAGGAACTGCAGGCGGCGCTTGCGGATGCGGGGTCGAGCCAGTTGGATTTCGCACGAGCCATCGAGCGGCATCTGGAGAAGTATCCGCTCTCGGCGCAGCGGGCGGAGTTGGAACGTGCGGCGGCGCGGGCCGCGGTGGAGGCCCGGGATCCGGATCTGATCGTGCGGTTCGGCGAACGCGTGCTGGCGCGGGAGCCGCAGAACATCGAGTTGCTGGAACGTGTGAGCCGGTATCTGCTGAACTCGAGCGAGGCTCCGGAATCGAAGCGGGCGCTCGACTATGCCTCGCGGCTGGAGAACCTCGCCGACGGGATGGGCGGTCCGGCGGAGGGCTCGCGATCGGCGGCCCGGTTCGCGGAAGAGAAGGCGATCCTGGTGGGCAAGTCGCGCGTGTACCAGGCGCGGGGGCAAGGCAACCTCGGCAAGTTCGCGGAGGCCGAGGCGATGGCGCGGAAGAGCTACGCCGCGTTTCCGAGCGCGGAATCGGCGCGGGAGATCGCGCGGTGGATGGAGCGGCAGGAAAAGACCGGGGAGGCCGTGGCGTACCTGGCCGATGCGTTCATGATTCCCGATCCGAACGCGACGCCGGAGGACCGCCGCAAGGATCGGACGCGGCTGGCGGAGTGGACGAAGAAGGCGGGTCGCGACGATGCGTGGCTGGGGCGCGAACTGCTGGCGGCGTATGACCGGACGGCGGCGCAGGTGGACGAGTATCGCGAACGCATCCAGAAGCTGGATCCGAACGCGGCGGCGAATGCGGTGAAGGAGTTCACGCTTACGGGCATCGGCGGCGACCGGCTGGCGATGGCGTCGCTGGCGGGGAAGGTGGTGGTGCTCGATTTCTGGGCCACCTGGTGCGGTCCGTGCCGGGCGCAGCAGCCGCTCTACGAGCAGGTGCAGGCGCGGTTCAAGACGCGCGACGACGTGGTTTTCCTGAACGTGAACACCGATGAGAATCGGGCGATCGTGAAGCCGTTTCTCGATCGGGAGAAGTGGAACAAGAACGTCTACTTCGAAGACGGACTGGCCGGGTTCCTGCGGGTCTCTTCGATTCCGACGACGGTGATTCTCAATCGCAAGGGAGACGTGGCGTCGCGGATGAACGGCTACGTGCCGGATCGGTTCGTGGAAGTGCTGGGGGACCGCGTGGAGCAGTTGCTGGGGGAGAAATAG
- the ruvC gene encoding crossover junction endodeoxyribonuclease RuvC, translating into MRVLGVDCGSERTGYGVIDSDGRSHRIVAAGTIKTRAADPFGARLKAIAAGLRTVIADHRPELAAVEEVFHAANTKSALKLAQVRGVALLVIDEGAIPCGEYSALAIKRSVVGHGHAQKEQVQFMIRSLFGAAAPVGQPDACDALAVAVCHATHARAVA; encoded by the coding sequence ATGCGGGTCCTCGGCGTAGACTGCGGATCGGAGCGGACCGGGTACGGGGTCATAGACAGCGATGGCCGGTCGCACCGGATCGTGGCGGCGGGGACGATCAAGACGCGGGCGGCGGATCCGTTTGGGGCGCGGCTGAAGGCGATCGCGGCGGGGTTGCGGACGGTGATCGCGGATCATCGGCCGGAACTGGCGGCGGTGGAGGAAGTGTTTCATGCGGCGAATACGAAGTCGGCCTTGAAGCTGGCGCAGGTGCGCGGGGTGGCGCTGCTGGTGATCGACGAAGGGGCGATTCCGTGCGGCGAGTACTCGGCGCTGGCGATCAAGCGCAGCGTGGTGGGCCATGGCCACGCGCAGAAGGAGCAGGTGCAGTTCATGATCCGGTCTCTGTTTGGCGCGGCGGCCCCAGTGGGGCAGCCCGATGCGTGCGACGCGCTGGCGGTGGCGGTTTGCCACGCGACTCATGCGAGGGCCGTGGCGTGA
- a CDS encoding YebC/PmpR family DNA-binding transcriptional regulator: MSGHSKWHTIKHKKAAIDAKRGKVFTRLIKEIAIAARGGGDPDSNARLRTAIAAAKAVSMPADNIKRAVMRGTGELEGSTIEEITFEGYGPGGAAVIVECATDNRNRTVSEIRHMFSKNGGNLGDVGSVAWMFDRKSQILIEEEKATEDQLMELAIEAGADDVVNEGGQWQVLAAPEAHSAVLEALEKAGIETMEASIAMVPKNLVKLEGSQARGMLKLSDALDEHDDVQNVYANFDVDESVLAEMSA, from the coding sequence ATGTCTGGACATTCCAAGTGGCACACAATCAAGCACAAGAAGGCGGCAATCGACGCCAAACGCGGTAAGGTCTTCACGCGGCTGATCAAGGAAATCGCGATCGCGGCGCGAGGCGGCGGCGACCCGGACTCGAACGCGCGTCTGCGGACGGCGATCGCGGCGGCGAAGGCCGTTTCGATGCCCGCGGACAATATCAAGCGGGCGGTGATGCGCGGCACGGGCGAACTCGAAGGAAGCACGATCGAAGAGATCACGTTCGAGGGGTACGGGCCGGGTGGCGCGGCGGTGATCGTCGAGTGCGCCACCGACAACCGGAACCGGACGGTGAGCGAGATCCGCCACATGTTCTCAAAGAACGGGGGCAACCTCGGGGACGTGGGGAGCGTGGCGTGGATGTTCGACCGCAAGAGTCAGATTCTGATTGAGGAAGAGAAGGCCACCGAGGACCAGTTGATGGAGCTGGCGATCGAAGCCGGCGCTGATGACGTGGTGAACGAAGGCGGGCAATGGCAGGTGCTGGCGGCGCCGGAAGCGCATTCGGCGGTGCTCGAAGCGTTGGAGAAGGCGGGTATCGAGACGATGGAAGCCTCGATCGCGATGGTGCCGAAGAACCTGGTGAAGCTCGAAGGATCGCAGGCGCGAGGCATGCTGAAGTTGAGCGACGCGCTCGACGAGCACGACGATGTGCAGAACGTCTACGCGAACTTCGACGTCGACGAGAGCGTGCTCGCCGAGATGTCGGCGTAG
- a CDS encoding Nramp family divalent metal transporter: protein MSAPAEPHAKDLYAFDPAEVLEPPKGLLATLKRIGPGLILSASIVGSGELIATTTLGAEVGYVCMWVIILSCLVKPAIQAEIGRYSVSTGETGLAGFNRVPGPRLGVNWIVWGWVLMISMTRFQIGAMFGGVGQVLNQLFPAVPVPVWVVALLGVTLLLLLGGGYERIEGIATVKVGLFTMLTFLCALILTRSGAFTWDQVADGLKFKLPEGGLTTAVAVFGITGVGASELFMYPYWCVEKGYARFAGKRDTTPVWRHRALGWIQVMHVDILASMVIYTVATVAFYLLGAGILHARGLRPAASDMIPVLSNMYTQTLGPWALWLFYIGAIATLYGTIFAATAAESRVAADLCRLLGRFETTDYQTRLHYRRIFVWILTSVSAGLYLIVQSPVNMVKAGGVAQAVMLPAIAVGALYLRHKETPKEVLPRPWITVALWIASVLTIGLMAYYTLLQLGKK, encoded by the coding sequence GTGTCCGCACCCGCCGAACCCCACGCCAAAGACCTCTACGCCTTCGATCCGGCCGAGGTTCTGGAACCGCCGAAAGGCCTGCTCGCCACCCTCAAACGCATCGGCCCCGGACTCATCCTCTCCGCCTCCATCGTCGGCTCCGGCGAGTTGATCGCCACCACAACCCTCGGCGCCGAGGTCGGCTACGTCTGCATGTGGGTCATTATTCTAAGCTGCCTCGTCAAGCCCGCCATCCAAGCTGAAATCGGCCGCTACTCCGTCTCCACCGGTGAAACCGGACTCGCCGGGTTCAACCGCGTCCCCGGACCACGCCTCGGCGTCAACTGGATCGTCTGGGGCTGGGTCCTCATGATCTCCATGACCCGCTTCCAAATCGGCGCCATGTTCGGCGGCGTCGGCCAGGTTCTCAACCAACTCTTCCCCGCCGTGCCGGTTCCCGTCTGGGTCGTGGCGCTCCTCGGAGTTACTTTGCTCCTCCTTCTGGGGGGCGGCTATGAACGAATCGAAGGCATCGCCACTGTTAAGGTCGGCCTGTTTACGATGCTCACATTTCTTTGCGCCCTGATACTCACCCGTTCTGGCGCCTTCACTTGGGATCAGGTAGCCGACGGACTCAAATTCAAGCTCCCCGAAGGCGGACTCACCACCGCCGTCGCCGTTTTCGGCATCACCGGTGTCGGCGCTTCCGAGCTCTTCATGTATCCCTACTGGTGCGTCGAGAAAGGATACGCCCGCTTCGCCGGAAAACGTGACACCACTCCCGTGTGGAGACACCGGGCTCTCGGCTGGATCCAGGTCATGCACGTCGACATTCTCGCGTCCATGGTCATTTATACTGTCGCCACCGTCGCCTTCTATCTTCTCGGCGCCGGGATCCTCCACGCACGCGGCCTTCGCCCAGCCGCCTCCGACATGATCCCGGTCCTCTCCAACATGTACACGCAAACCCTTGGACCGTGGGCACTTTGGCTCTTCTACATCGGCGCCATCGCCACCCTGTACGGCACCATTTTCGCCGCCACCGCCGCCGAATCCCGCGTCGCCGCCGACCTCTGCCGACTCCTCGGCCGCTTCGAAACCACCGACTACCAGACCCGCCTCCACTACCGCCGCATCTTCGTTTGGATCCTCACCTCCGTCTCCGCCGGCCTCTACCTGATCGTCCAATCCCCGGTCAACATGGTGAAAGCCGGTGGCGTCGCCCAAGCCGTCATGCTCCCGGCCATCGCCGTCGGCGCCCTCTACCTGCGTCACAAGGAGACCCCCAAAGAGGTTCTCCCACGACCTTGGATCACCGTCGCGCTCTGGATTGCTTCGGTACTAACGATCGGCCTCATGGCCTATTACACCCTCCTCCAGCTAGGTAAAAAATAA
- a CDS encoding FAD-dependent monooxygenase, with the protein MAVTIIGAGPAGASAALGCLAAGGEAVLVDRSRVRKHRVCGEFLSAEIEPLLRRFRLWDEFRSVGPNRTLRLGLHFAGVSRWARLPQPAWGMSRERFDSLLLDAALERGARWGDAGASTPRVLAHGRADSAPRGERLFGFKAHYDARVTDSVELFFFDGCYVGVNTVERDVTNVCGVGPESVLRGIGFNADGLLDRLPALRERLAGARRRWDWLKTGPLVFGHRFSEPVEGGVYRAGDALSFVDPFTGSGLVAAVFTGESAGRAAANGEGVEAHLQRCRMAMGNPFAAASAMRWAWRSGWAGPLLRVTKVPLGWLVGLTRPLVKLNQEA; encoded by the coding sequence ATGGCGGTGACGATCATCGGCGCGGGTCCGGCGGGGGCGTCGGCGGCGTTGGGTTGTTTGGCGGCGGGTGGCGAGGCGGTGCTGGTGGACCGGAGCCGGGTGAGGAAGCATCGGGTTTGCGGGGAGTTTCTTTCGGCGGAGATTGAGCCGCTGCTGCGGCGATTCCGGCTGTGGGACGAGTTCCGGTCGGTTGGGCCGAATCGTACGTTGCGTTTGGGCTTGCACTTCGCCGGGGTGTCGCGATGGGCGCGGCTGCCACAGCCGGCGTGGGGAATGAGCCGGGAGCGGTTCGATTCGCTGCTGCTCGACGCGGCGCTCGAGCGCGGGGCGCGGTGGGGGGACGCCGGCGCGTCGACGCCGCGGGTGTTGGCGCATGGCCGGGCGGATTCTGCTCCTCGGGGAGAGCGGCTGTTCGGATTCAAGGCGCACTATGACGCGCGAGTGACGGATTCGGTGGAGCTGTTTTTCTTCGACGGATGCTACGTGGGGGTGAACACGGTGGAGAGGGACGTGACGAACGTCTGTGGTGTGGGTCCGGAATCGGTGTTGCGCGGAATCGGGTTCAATGCAGATGGGTTGCTCGATCGCTTGCCGGCGCTCCGGGAGCGGCTGGCGGGAGCGCGGCGGCGGTGGGACTGGTTGAAGACCGGTCCGCTGGTGTTTGGGCATCGGTTCAGCGAGCCGGTGGAGGGGGGTGTGTACCGGGCTGGGGATGCGTTGTCGTTCGTGGATCCGTTTACGGGGAGCGGGCTGGTGGCGGCGGTGTTCACGGGGGAATCGGCGGGGCGGGCGGCGGCGAACGGCGAGGGCGTGGAGGCGCATCTGCAGCGGTGCCGGATGGCGATGGGGAATCCGTTCGCGGCGGCGTCGGCGATGCGATGGGCGTGGCGATCCGGGTGGGCGGGTCCGCTACTGCGTGTTACGAAGGTACCGCTCGGGTGGCTGGTGGGATTGACGCGACCGTTAGTGAAACTCAACCAAGAAGCGTAA
- a CDS encoding FkbM family methyltransferase, whose translation MRKRVALLVGLGAIAGVMWAWRPARVRALVWAGRASVCPMDRALEAEPGVKRRIAIKDRILAASKRVEVDPAGYEAWETPAGRFWIPKGSHFVLPFNLAEQEMEIYTGGEAARLRAGDVVLDCGANVGVFTRRALDKGAAKVIAIEPAPENIECLRRNFREEIEAGRVVLYEKGVWDRDDMLALHVDPHNSAADSFVIDREGSHEAETKIPVTTIDKLVAELGLDRVNFIKMDIEGAEVRAVHGGQATIARFHPRMALSAYHAEDHPVEVPAAARAAWSGYRMECGPCAELRFGFRPDILYFY comes from the coding sequence ATGCGAAAACGAGTGGCGTTGCTGGTGGGGCTGGGTGCGATCGCGGGCGTGATGTGGGCGTGGCGTCCGGCGCGGGTGCGTGCGCTGGTATGGGCGGGGCGCGCGTCGGTGTGTCCGATGGATCGGGCCCTCGAAGCCGAACCGGGGGTGAAGCGGCGGATCGCGATCAAGGACCGGATCCTGGCGGCGAGCAAGCGCGTGGAAGTGGATCCGGCGGGCTACGAGGCATGGGAGACTCCGGCAGGGCGTTTTTGGATTCCGAAAGGGTCGCACTTCGTGCTGCCGTTCAACCTGGCCGAGCAGGAGATGGAGATCTACACGGGTGGCGAGGCGGCTCGGCTGCGCGCGGGCGATGTTGTGCTCGATTGCGGCGCCAACGTGGGTGTGTTTACGCGGCGGGCGCTCGACAAAGGTGCGGCCAAGGTGATCGCGATCGAGCCGGCGCCGGAGAACATCGAGTGCCTGCGGCGCAACTTCCGGGAGGAGATCGAGGCGGGAAGAGTGGTGCTCTACGAGAAGGGTGTGTGGGACCGGGACGACATGCTGGCGCTGCATGTGGACCCGCACAACTCGGCCGCGGATTCGTTCGTGATCGACCGTGAGGGGTCGCACGAGGCGGAGACGAAGATTCCGGTTACAACGATCGACAAACTGGTTGCCGAGCTCGGACTGGATCGCGTCAACTTCATCAAGATGGACATCGAGGGCGCCGAGGTGCGGGCGGTGCACGGCGGGCAGGCGACGATCGCTCGATTCCATCCGCGGATGGCCCTCTCGGCCTACCACGCGGAGGATCATCCAGTGGAAGTGCCGGCGGCGGCGCGAGCGGCTTGGTCCGGGTACCGGATGGAATGCGGGCCGTGCGCGGAACTGCGGTTCGGGTTCCGGCCGGACATCCTTTACTTTTACTGA
- a CDS encoding class I SAM-dependent methyltransferase, translating into MTPLLGSMGLAGARRVEPELLDTAPEEGNRASLADLVRINRLLGGHRIARGLLAGLAPPARFSMLDVGAASGDMARCVRRAYPESTVVCADLHVRHLAGAPPPRVVADAFRLPFAAGSFDYVFCSLFLHHFPDGEVARLLGDFGRVARRAVIALDLERSVLAEWFMPVTQPLLRWHPITLHDAPASVRAGFRAKELAELAGLAGLGAAQIRRHAPWFRLSLVAAVS; encoded by the coding sequence ATGACGCCGCTGTTGGGGTCGATGGGACTGGCCGGAGCGCGGCGGGTGGAGCCGGAATTGCTCGACACGGCTCCGGAGGAGGGGAACCGGGCGAGCCTGGCCGACCTGGTGAGAATCAACCGGTTGCTGGGCGGGCACCGGATCGCGCGGGGATTGCTGGCCGGGCTGGCGCCTCCGGCGCGGTTTTCGATGCTCGACGTGGGCGCGGCGTCCGGCGACATGGCGCGGTGCGTGAGGCGGGCTTATCCGGAATCGACGGTGGTGTGCGCGGACCTGCATGTGCGTCACCTGGCGGGTGCGCCGCCGCCGCGGGTGGTGGCCGACGCGTTCCGACTGCCGTTCGCGGCCGGTTCGTTCGACTACGTGTTCTGCTCGCTGTTCCTGCACCATTTTCCCGATGGCGAGGTGGCGCGTCTGCTTGGGGATTTCGGCCGGGTGGCGCGGCGGGCGGTGATCGCGCTGGACCTGGAGCGGAGCGTGCTGGCGGAATGGTTCATGCCGGTGACACAGCCACTGCTTCGCTGGCACCCGATCACTTTGCACGACGCTCCGGCGTCGGTGCGCGCCGGGTTCCGGGCGAAGGAGCTGGCGGAACTGGCGGGTCTGGCCGGGCTCGGGGCGGCGCAAATCCGCCGGCATGCGCCCTGGTTTCGGTTGTCGCTGGTGGCGGCGGTATCCTGA
- the amrB gene encoding AmmeMemoRadiSam system protein B — MSETLPRLRMDLDFSTSPFPEHPGLLIRDPYHYSDATLIIPPPLVRALQFLDGQSTDLDLRQELVDITGQFDVSALEENLISSLNTAGFLENEVYERMREDRLRAFTEAPVREAAHAGAAYPLNEGDLRTLFDEYLGQAGAVERPAKLCGIAAPHVSPSGGIESYRDAYRRLGPDDAERLFVILGTSHYGAPNRFGLTRKDFVTPYGRTRTDGETAAWLESRAPGAVTMEDYCHSTEHSIEFQVAFLQHLYGPGVRVLPILVGSFYPSIVSGGKPEDDEDVARFLGALGELNAKRGAEMMWVLGVDMAHMGRRYGDALPAQAYDGTMLPVSARDKDRVASIGEGNAGAFWDQVSEGGDDDLRWCGSAPFYTFLKAAPEARGQMLRYQHWQIDPQSVVSFAAMAFER, encoded by the coding sequence ATGAGCGAAACGCTGCCGCGGCTGCGAATGGACCTCGACTTCTCGACGAGTCCGTTTCCGGAACACCCGGGACTGTTGATCCGCGATCCGTACCACTATTCGGATGCGACGCTGATCATTCCGCCGCCGCTGGTCCGCGCGCTGCAGTTTCTCGACGGGCAATCGACCGATCTCGACTTGCGTCAGGAACTGGTGGATATCACGGGACAGTTCGACGTGAGCGCGCTCGAGGAGAACCTGATCTCATCGCTGAACACGGCGGGCTTCCTCGAGAACGAAGTCTACGAGCGAATGCGGGAGGATCGGCTACGCGCCTTTACGGAAGCGCCCGTGCGCGAGGCGGCGCACGCCGGGGCGGCGTATCCGTTGAACGAGGGCGACCTGCGCACGTTATTCGACGAGTATCTGGGACAGGCGGGAGCGGTGGAGCGGCCGGCGAAGTTATGCGGGATCGCGGCGCCGCACGTATCGCCGTCGGGGGGCATTGAAAGTTATCGCGACGCTTACCGGCGCCTCGGGCCGGATGACGCGGAACGGTTATTCGTTATCCTGGGAACCTCTCACTATGGAGCGCCGAACCGGTTCGGGCTAACCCGCAAGGATTTTGTTACCCCGTACGGGCGAACGCGGACAGATGGAGAGACGGCGGCGTGGCTGGAATCGAGAGCGCCCGGCGCGGTGACGATGGAAGATTACTGCCACTCGACGGAGCACTCGATCGAGTTTCAGGTGGCTTTTCTGCAGCATCTCTACGGGCCGGGCGTGCGGGTGCTTCCGATCCTGGTGGGGTCTTTCTATCCGAGCATCGTATCCGGGGGCAAGCCGGAAGACGACGAGGATGTGGCGCGGTTTCTAGGAGCGCTGGGGGAGTTGAACGCCAAGCGCGGCGCGGAAATGATGTGGGTGCTGGGCGTAGATATGGCGCACATGGGGCGCCGCTACGGCGATGCCCTGCCGGCGCAAGCATACGACGGGACGATGCTGCCGGTATCGGCGCGGGACAAGGATCGGGTGGCGAGCATCGGCGAGGGCAACGCGGGCGCGTTTTGGGACCAGGTGAGCGAAGGCGGCGACGACGATCTTCGCTGGTGCGGGTCCGCGCCGTTCTATACGTTCTTGAAGGCGGCTCCGGAGGCGCGCGGACAGATGCTGCGGTATCAGCACTGGCAGATCGATCCGCAGAGCGTGGTGAGCTTCGCGGCAATGGCGTTCGAGCGATGA
- a CDS encoding response regulator: MDDNVLGLMARRSVLEENSYEVTSIGCPHEALTRLGVDSFDLLITDYRMEAMSGVELIGKVRGAGHELPAILLSGFAETLGLDRQNTGADAVIQKNANEIPHLLRTVRALLRGRKLPKSEGPPPSTGRRKKA, encoded by the coding sequence GTGGACGACAACGTGCTGGGTTTGATGGCCCGCCGCTCCGTGCTCGAGGAGAACAGCTACGAGGTCACATCGATCGGTTGTCCCCATGAAGCTCTCACGCGGCTCGGGGTGGATTCGTTCGATTTGCTGATCACCGACTACCGCATGGAGGCGATGAGCGGAGTGGAGTTGATCGGAAAGGTGCGAGGGGCGGGGCACGAACTGCCGGCGATACTGCTCTCGGGCTTCGCGGAAACGCTTGGCCTGGACCGCCAGAACACCGGCGCGGACGCAGTGATCCAGAAGAACGCGAATGAGATTCCGCATCTGCTGCGGACGGTGCGTGCGCTCCTGCGCGGGCGCAAGCTGCCGAAATCGGAGGGGCCGCCACCCTCGACGGGGCGCCGCAAAAAGGCCTGA
- a CDS encoding VWA domain-containing protein, whose product MRLKKLLPLSFGFVAIASWFVMPAQQGPTRTGETVARPRKKDAEKAPEPEQKKLPSEFSKKDKPDIPEGLPTFRSDSTTVTIDVSVLDNKGRFIPNIPRGNFRVLEDNVPQEVANFTMGEAPMTVAMVIEFSNLFQAYWTYGWYETLQACYGFLETLKPEDYVAVVAYDLRPEILSDFSTDKRQAYEAMQRLRIAAYSESNLYDALVDTADRMSEIEGRKAIVLIASGVDTFSKLTFDKTRRALQTAGVPIYAIGIMQYVRELMDARGMMGPIQRLDFLQADNQMRVFARETGGQSFFPRFQGEFPGIFGAVSEALRNQYSLAYQPSNQTKDGKFRKIKVELVNPATGQALKIVDEKGKAIKYQVIAKAGYNAPRAVE is encoded by the coding sequence ATGCGCTTGAAGAAACTTCTCCCCCTCTCATTCGGATTCGTTGCGATTGCGTCGTGGTTCGTGATGCCGGCGCAGCAGGGGCCAACGCGGACGGGTGAGACGGTAGCGCGGCCGAGGAAGAAGGACGCGGAGAAGGCGCCGGAGCCGGAACAGAAAAAGCTGCCTTCGGAGTTCAGCAAGAAGGACAAACCGGATATTCCGGAAGGGCTGCCGACGTTCCGGAGCGATTCGACGACGGTGACGATCGACGTTTCCGTGCTCGACAACAAGGGCCGCTTCATTCCGAACATTCCGCGCGGCAACTTCCGGGTGCTCGAAGACAACGTGCCGCAGGAAGTCGCCAATTTCACGATGGGCGAAGCGCCGATGACGGTGGCGATGGTGATCGAGTTCTCGAACCTGTTCCAGGCGTACTGGACGTATGGCTGGTATGAAACGCTGCAGGCGTGCTACGGGTTCCTCGAAACGCTGAAGCCGGAAGATTATGTGGCGGTGGTGGCGTACGATCTGCGGCCGGAGATTCTTTCGGACTTTTCCACCGACAAGCGGCAGGCCTATGAGGCGATGCAGCGGCTGCGGATCGCGGCGTATTCGGAATCCAACCTCTACGACGCGCTGGTGGATACGGCGGACCGAATGTCGGAGATCGAAGGGCGAAAGGCGATTGTGCTGATCGCGTCCGGGGTGGACACGTTCAGCAAGCTGACGTTCGACAAGACGCGGCGGGCGCTTCAGACGGCCGGCGTACCGATCTATGCGATCGGCATCATGCAGTACGTGCGCGAGCTGATGGATGCGCGGGGGATGATGGGTCCGATCCAGCGGCTGGACTTTCTGCAGGCCGACAACCAGATGCGGGTATTCGCGCGGGAGACGGGCGGGCAGTCGTTTTTCCCGCGGTTCCAGGGCGAGTTCCCGGGCATCTTCGGCGCAGTGTCGGAAGCGCTGCGCAACCAGTATTCGCTGGCCTACCAGCCGTCGAACCAGACCAAGGACGGGAAGTTCCGGAAGATCAAGGTGGAGCTTGTGAACCCGGCCACGGGGCAGGCGCTGAAGATCGTCGATGAAAAGGGGAAAGCGATCAAATATCAAGTGATCGCGAAGGCTGGCTACAACGCGCCGCGAGCGGTGGAGTAG
- a CDS encoding rhomboid family intramembrane serine protease encodes MPPGVKWLIVVNVALFIAYHLAMRAGYASIFNPFRLSLRWVTDIFAVWQIFTYMFLHDPYGPMHILFNMLFLWMFGKDIEPVWGTRRFLQYYFVCGMGAGICALLMSATFGTGNETTIGASGAIFGLLLAFGVLYPDATILFFLIFPMKAKYAVMLYAALAFFMTANPDASGVSNIAHLGGMIWGYIYLKTNLFKHDYLAMGSDWHKQWKLQRARKKFQVYMRKQDEREGRFRH; translated from the coding sequence ATGCCCCCGGGCGTGAAATGGCTGATCGTTGTCAACGTGGCCCTTTTCATCGCCTATCACCTGGCGATGCGAGCCGGGTATGCGTCGATCTTCAATCCTTTTCGATTGAGCCTGCGGTGGGTGACGGACATCTTCGCGGTCTGGCAGATCTTCACGTACATGTTTCTGCACGACCCCTACGGGCCGATGCACATCCTGTTCAACATGCTCTTTCTGTGGATGTTCGGCAAGGACATCGAGCCGGTGTGGGGGACGCGGCGTTTCCTGCAATACTATTTCGTTTGCGGAATGGGCGCGGGTATTTGCGCGCTGCTGATGAGCGCGACGTTCGGGACCGGCAATGAGACGACGATCGGGGCGAGCGGGGCGATTTTCGGATTGCTGCTGGCGTTCGGCGTACTGTACCCGGACGCGACGATTCTGTTCTTTCTGATCTTCCCGATGAAGGCGAAGTACGCGGTGATGTTGTACGCGGCGCTGGCGTTCTTCATGACGGCGAATCCGGATGCGAGCGGGGTGAGCAACATCGCGCATCTTGGCGGGATGATCTGGGGCTACATCTACCTGAAGACGAACCTGTTCAAGCACGACTACCTGGCGATGGGTTCGGACTGGCACAAGCAGTGGAAGCTGCAGCGGGCGCGGAAGAAGTTCCAGGTTTACATGCGCAAACAAGACGAGCGGGAAGGCCGATTCCGCCACTAG